In Falco biarmicus isolate bFalBia1 chromosome 7, bFalBia1.pri, whole genome shotgun sequence, a single window of DNA contains:
- the FBXO33 gene encoding LOW QUALITY PROTEIN: F-box only protein 33 (The sequence of the model RefSeq protein was modified relative to this genomic sequence to represent the inferred CDS: inserted 2 bases in 1 codon), which yields MLLFLSQEPEARPGPPPPGAAAAAAAGLGPAPGMSVCGEAVGAGSLPSELVVHIFSFLAGPDRLRASAACSHWRECLFYPALWPRLRLSLRVSPAERPRLEFLMRKCGWFVRELRVQFAADNYPSGGXGGAAAAAVAAGEGAAAAGDGEAPPLCPRWLDLLRTYLELVLCVLSSVRNNRNLQKLSLFGDISILQQHGSISNTYLGKVDPDGKKIKQIQQLFEEILGNSRQLKWLSCGFMLQIVTPTSLSSLSNPIANTMEHLSLLDNHIPGNTTLITAVELERFVNLRSLALDFCDFTAEMARVLADSNHVPLHRLSLLVHSVSIMHKSLNSMPEDENWQALTRNSTNLRVYIMAFDVKSDDMLRILKPSIPLERIHFDSYITCVSGAVVDLISRQYDKFLTHFILMNDVIDMSGFPDLSDNRNEDPLVLLAWRCTRLSLLAVHGYTVWAHNLIAIARLRGSDLKVLEVTEESIDFDQGELADQDVDPVHNLIEQVSLGLGRPWHAVMDIELLSVFTEPTRHFYREMQSFSEGI from the exons ATGTTGTTGTTTTTGTCGCAGGAGCCGGAGGCGaggccggggccgccgccgcctgggGCCGCCGCCGCAGCAGCAGCGGGGCTCGGCCCGGCGCCAGGCATGTCGGTGTGCGGGGAGGCGGTAGGCGCCGGCTCCCTGCCCAGCGAGCTGGTGGTGCACATCTTCTCCTTCCTGGCGGGCCCCGACCGGCTGCGGGCCTCGGCCGCCTGCTCGCACTGGCGGGAGTGCCTCTTCTACCCGGCCCTCTGGCCGCGCCTCCGCCTCAGCCTCCGCGTCTCGCCGGCCGAGCGCCCGCGCCTCGAGTTCCTCATGCGCAAGTGCGGCTGGTTCGTCCGTGAGCTCCGCGTACAGTTCGCCGCCGACAACTACCccagcggcgg ggggggggcggcggcggcggcggtggcggcgggcgagggcgccgcggcggcgggcgacGGGGAGGCGCCTCCGCTCTGCCCGCGCTGGCTCGACCTGCTGAGGACCTACCTGGAGCTGGTGCTGTGCGTCCTGAGCAGCGTCCGCAACAACAG GAACCTCCAGAAGTTAAGTCTCTTTGGGGATATAAGCATTCTGCAGCAACATGGAAGTATATCAAATACATACCTCGGCAAGGTTGACCCTGATGGCAAGAAGATTAAGCA AATCCAGCAGCTGTTTGAAGAGATATTAGGCAATAGCAGGCAATTGAAATGGCTGTCTTGTGGGTTTATGCTGCAAATAGTAACTCCCACATCATTGTCCTCCTTATCAAACCCCATAGCCAACACCATGGAACATCTGAGCTTGCTGGACAACCACATCCCTGGTAATACCACTCTGATCACTGCGGTTGAATTGGAGCGCTTTGTGAATCTGCGTTCGCTCGCGTTGGATTTCTGTGattttacagctgaaatggCAAGAGTCCTGGCTGACAGCAACCATGTGCCTTTGCATCGACTGTCTCTCCTGGTCCACAGCGTTTCCATAATGCACAAGTCATTGAACAGTATGCCAGAAGATGAGAATTGGCAGGCGCTGACTCGCAACAGCACTAATCTTCGGGTCTATATAATGGCCTTTGATGTCAAGAGTGATGATATGTTAAGGATTCTTAAGCCCAGTATCCCCCTAGAGAGGATTCACTTTGACAGCTACATCACTTGTGTTTCAGGGGCCGTTGTTGACCTCATATCCAGGCAGTATGACAAGTTCCTCACTCATTTTATACTAATGAATGATGTGATAGATATGTCTGGCTTCCCAGATCTTAGCGACAACCGGAATGAAGATCCACTTGTCTTATTGGCCTGGAGGTGCACAAGACTGTCTCTCCTCGCTGTTCATG GTTACACAGTTTGGGCTCATAACCTTATAGCAATTGCTCGTCTTCGTGGCTCTGACCTGAAAGTCCTGGAGGTCACAGAAGAAAGCATTGATTTCGACCAAGGAGAACTGGCAGACCAGGATGTGGATCCAGTACACAATCTCATTGAGCAAGTCTCTCTCGGATTGGGTCGACCTTGGCACGCAGTCATGGACATCGAGCTGCTCAGTGTCTTCACCGAGCCAACCCGTCACTTTTACAGAGAGATGCAAAGCTTCAGTGAAGGCATTTAG